The segment ATGTCCTGCACGACGCGCGGCGCCAACCCCATGGACGGCTCGTCGAGCAGCAACAGCCGCGGTCGCGACATTAGGGCACGCCCGATCGCCAGCATCTGCTGCTCGCCGCCGGACAACAGCCCCGCAGGCTGACCTTGCCGCTCGCCAAGCCGCGGAAACATGTCGAAAACCGCGTCCATGTCGGCCCCGACTTGACGGTCACGCCGTGGCCAGAGGCGGCGGAAAGCGCCCATCTCCAGATTCTCGCGCACGGTCATCGGCGCGAAGACGCGACGGCCTTCCGGCACCAGCGTCACGCCGAAATCGAGCCGCGTGGACGCCGGCCGCCCCGCGATATCGTTGCCTTCGACCAGGATACGCCCGCCGCTTGGGCGCAAGAGCCCGGCGATGCAGCGCAATAGCGTCGTCTTGCCGGCGCCGTTCGCCCCGATCAGGCAGACCGACTGGCCCTG is part of the Bradyrhizobium commune genome and harbors:
- a CDS encoding ABC transporter ATP-binding protein, whose translation is MLEVEALSAGYGHVAVLHRISLRVEQGQSVCLIGANGAGKTTLLRCIAGLLRPSGGRILVEGNDIAGRPASTRLDFGVTLVPEGRRVFAPMTVRENLEMGAFRRLWPRRDRQVGADMDAVFDMFPRLGERQGQPAGLLSGGEQQMLAIGRALMSRPRLLLLDEPSMGLAPRVVQDIFATIRKLNQQGISILLGEQNANMALQSAARGYVIAEGEIVREAESTMLARDPIVRTAYLGL